The proteins below come from a single Euleptes europaea isolate rEulEur1 chromosome 5, rEulEur1.hap1, whole genome shotgun sequence genomic window:
- the KNG1 gene encoding kininogen-1, translating to MEVFILLVLSFCCCRAGPVPAEEEDCNAPDVFNAVDLALQKFNRERAFGNQFALVVVTEARRTAGLRPGVSFLVVKYKIRETICAIGGGIPWQNCDFRGHFEADSGECNAQIFIDNFINFSNVSQECRVIPAEGKVTATRVTCTGCWSALATDSLELLPLVRLTIRRFNNQDYHSSLFEVLEITQAQRQVVAGWNYAFEYLLQETNCSKAEFPDLTPACKRIPEGRLGKCIANAHINITNGLSYAVQECALQVVNSTSHLRGDMLDINGFQEDVVSPVRSCPGCPKRLATNSTELEKPLRAALEKYNSESNNEAYYKVEQILKAEVQIVAGTKYNIAFDIVKTNCSKVDFQELNEDCSAEENGYAAWPPGMTPFRSLLVRNGLSSPLMKSEGMARNRTAGNHLPGSRRGLGAAPSRGLGRRQGQGQTKDAISPKRVARALEDPPSPAKPCQQEEEPNEGGAGCPASPDFSMLDLLPESDAPKCPGKPWKPIIAVPTIDPEPVAEQQEEASSPATQDFNLADALFNN from the exons ATGGAGGTCTTCATTCTGCTAGTCCTCAGTTTCTGCTGCTGCCGTGCCGGTCCTGTGCCAGCCGAAGAGGAGGACTGCAACGCCCCCGATGTCTTCAACGCAGTGGATCTAGCGCTGCAGAAATTCAACCGGGAGAGAGCGTTCGGCAACCAGTTCGCTCTCGTTGTGGTCACCGAAGCCAGGAGAACA GCAGGTCTCAGGCCCGGTGTGAGTTTCCTTGTTGTAAAGTACAAGATAAGGGAGACCATTTGTGCCATTGGTGGAGGCATCCCTTGGCAAAACTGCGATTTCAGAGGACACTTCGAGGCA GATTCAGGGGAGTGTAATGCTCAAATTTTCATTGACAACTTCATCAACTTTTCCAATGTTTCACAGGAATGCAGAGTTATCCCAG CTGAAGGTAAGGTGACTGCAACACGCGTCACGTGTACCGGTTGTTGGAGCGCTCTCGCCACCGACAGTCTGGAGCTGCTGCCCCTGGTGAGACTCACCATACGGCGCTTTAACAACCAAGACTACCACTCCTCCTTGTTTGAAGTTTTGGAAATAACACAAGCCCAAAGGCAG GTTGTAGCAGGATGGAATTATGCATTTGAGTATTTGTTACAAGAGACAAATTGCTCCAAGGCTGAATTTCCGGATCTGACTCCAGCATGCAAGCGCATTCCTGAAGGT cgTTTAGGTAAATGCATAGCTAATGCCCATATCAACATTACAAACGGCCTTTCGTATGCCGTGCAGGAGTGCGCGCTGCAAG tggtcaattcaacaTCACACCTGCGTggagatatgctggacataaacggAT TCCAGGAAGATGTTGTTTCTCCCGTTCGTAGCTGTCCAGGTTGTCCCAAGCGCCTTGCGACTAACAGTACAGAACTGGAGAAGCCACTGAGGGCAGCCCTGGAGAAGTATAACTCAGAGAGCAACAACGAAGCCTATTATAAAGTGGAACAAATATTAAAAGCTGAAGTCCAG ATTGTGGCTGGAACTAAATACAACATAGCATTTGACATTGTGAAGACAAACTGCTCTAAGGTGGACTTCCAGGAGCTGAATGAAGACTGCAGCGCTGAAGAAAATGGA TATGCTGCCTGGCCTCCAGGAATGACCCCTTTCCGATCGCTTCTGGTTCGCAACGGACTAAGTTCACCCCTTATGAAAAGCGAGGGAATGGCCAGAAATCGAACAGCTGGAAATCATCTCCCTGGCTCACGAAGAGGTCTGGGGGCTGCGCCATCCCGTGGCTTGGGACGCAGACAGGGACAAGGACAAACAAAAGATGCAATCTCACCGAAACGAGTCGCCAGAGCCCTAGAAGATCCGCCATCCCCTGCAAAGCCTTGTCAGCAAGAGGAAGAGCCCAATGAAGGTGGTGCTGGGTGTCCCGCATCTCCCGATTTTTCTATGTTGGATTTACTCCCAGAATCAGACGCCCCCAAGTGCCCAGGGAAACCATGGAAGCCGATTATCGCTGTCCCAACCATCGACCCGGAACCAGTTGCTGAACAGCAGGAAGAAGCCTCATCTCCCGCAACACAAGATTTCAATTTGGCCGATGCGCTCTTTAACAATTAA